One window from the genome of Acidobacteriota bacterium encodes:
- a CDS encoding phosphoesterase: MKVRVFFHDKCFDGTASAALFSRFYSERIRDNATFEYVGLLHRAGSLFDEAAFTGDENAIVDFKYSASPKITWWFDHHQSAFLTPEDHEHFLHNQSNKKFYDPDFKSCTKFLATIAENRFGFNPAPVAELIEWADIVDGAQYKDAKTAVEMKHPAMKLTMVIESTQDKNFTPGLIPLLAYKSLADIIEDPLVAPLVPPLLERHKRSIEIMKQRSECRHGTIFFDVMDCDLEGYNKFVPYYLHPDSTYSVGLSKSSFRTKVSVGSNPWTMMRPQDMLNLAVICERYGGGGHARVGAISFEPNQEDRARQAAREIVEELRASVAKVEQLSR; encoded by the coding sequence TTGAAGGTCCGGGTTTTCTTTCACGACAAGTGTTTCGACGGTACCGCGTCTGCCGCATTGTTTTCCCGTTTTTATTCGGAGCGGATTCGCGATAACGCGACCTTTGAATACGTAGGTCTTCTGCATCGTGCCGGATCGCTATTCGATGAGGCAGCGTTTACCGGCGATGAAAATGCGATTGTCGACTTTAAGTACTCCGCCTCTCCGAAGATCACATGGTGGTTCGACCATCACCAGAGCGCATTTCTCACGCCGGAGGACCACGAGCACTTTCTGCACAATCAGAGCAACAAGAAGTTCTATGATCCGGACTTCAAGTCCTGCACGAAATTTCTAGCCACGATTGCCGAGAATCGTTTTGGCTTCAATCCTGCTCCGGTGGCGGAGTTAATCGAGTGGGCCGACATCGTCGATGGCGCGCAATACAAAGACGCGAAGACGGCAGTAGAGATGAAGCATCCGGCCATGAAGCTGACGATGGTCATCGAATCCACTCAGGACAAAAACTTCACGCCGGGATTGATCCCTCTTTTGGCCTACAAGTCGTTAGCTGACATTATTGAAGATCCCCTGGTAGCACCTCTCGTTCCTCCGCTGCTCGAGCGGCATAAGCGCTCGATCGAGATCATGAAGCAGCGCTCCGAATGTAGACACGGAACGATTTTTTTCGATGTAATGGATTGCGACCTCGAGGGTTATAACAAGTTCGTGCCTTATTATCTGCATCCAGATTCGACCTACAGTGTCGGACTTAGCAAGAGTTCTTTCCGTACAAAGGTGTCGGTTGGTTCCAATCCTTGGACGATGATGCGTCCGCAAGACATGTTGAACCTCGCGGTAATCTGCGAACGTTATGGCGGCGGCGGTCACGCACGCGTTGGGGCGATTTCTTTCGAACCGAATCAGGAAGATCGAGCCCGACAAGCCGCGCGGGAGATCGTCGAAGAGTTACGCGCCAGCGTCGCCAAAGTCGAACAACTAAGCCGCTAG
- a CDS encoding DNA-binding response regulator, with product MSEAAVSAVLARRHMHQVEPATGSILIIDDEAAIRESLETLLAIEGYNVEAARSAEEGLAMLAAFPRDLVLLDFALPDRNGLEVLDEIRQRNPGLPVIMITAYGTVENAVKAIQAGATNFIQKPWDNEKLLADVRASISRLRVEEENRQLKRALKQRYSFENIVGKSEAMLKIFDLVAQVAPSRSTVLIQGDSGTGKELIAKAIHASSPRKDGPFVPVNTGSMPTELLESTLFGHVKGAFTSAIASKKGLFEIANKGTLFLDEIGTMGLDTQAKILRVLQDRKFMHLGGVQEVQVDVRIIAATNVDLKHLVKESKFREDLYYRLNVISVNLPPLRTRMEDVPLLVNHFLARFSDENGLPTRHFTADAMRPLLSYAWPGNVRELENVIERAVVLSSGVNIGVDLLPESVLGESSIPVLAEESSNASLFDIMEECERRVIVGMLEKCSWNQTEAAERFRIPLSTLNQKIKRLTIEVRKRGREN from the coding sequence ATGTCTGAAGCAGCAGTATCCGCAGTATTAGCGCGACGACATATGCATCAAGTTGAACCCGCGACCGGCTCGATTCTGATCATCGATGATGAAGCCGCGATCCGCGAGTCGCTCGAAACACTGCTCGCGATCGAAGGCTACAACGTAGAGGCAGCCAGAAGCGCGGAAGAAGGGCTGGCCATGTTGGCGGCTTTCCCGCGCGATCTCGTGCTTCTCGACTTCGCCCTACCCGATCGCAATGGTCTCGAAGTGCTGGACGAGATTCGCCAGCGCAATCCCGGGCTGCCCGTAATCATGATCACGGCCTACGGCACTGTGGAGAACGCTGTGAAAGCGATTCAGGCGGGCGCCACGAATTTCATTCAGAAGCCGTGGGACAACGAGAAGCTGCTCGCCGACGTCCGCGCTTCCATTTCCCGCCTCCGCGTAGAAGAAGAGAACCGCCAACTGAAGCGCGCTCTAAAACAGCGCTACAGCTTTGAAAACATAGTGGGCAAGAGCGAGGCGATGCTCAAGATTTTCGATCTGGTGGCTCAAGTTGCTCCCAGCAGGTCAACCGTTCTCATTCAGGGCGACAGCGGCACAGGCAAAGAGCTGATTGCAAAAGCCATTCATGCGAGTTCGCCGCGAAAGGACGGCCCCTTCGTTCCGGTGAATACGGGCTCGATGCCGACCGAACTGCTTGAATCCACTCTGTTCGGCCATGTGAAAGGCGCGTTTACCAGCGCGATTGCATCGAAAAAAGGCCTCTTCGAGATCGCAAACAAGGGGACTCTTTTTCTGGACGAAATCGGTACCATGGGCCTCGATACTCAGGCCAAGATTCTGCGCGTCCTCCAGGATCGCAAATTCATGCATTTGGGCGGAGTGCAGGAAGTTCAAGTGGATGTCCGTATCATCGCCGCAACCAACGTCGATTTAAAGCACCTGGTGAAAGAAAGTAAGTTCCGCGAAGACCTCTACTACCGTCTAAATGTAATCAGCGTTAATCTTCCGCCACTGCGCACTCGCATGGAAGATGTGCCGCTGCTGGTGAATCACTTTCTGGCTCGCTTTTCCGACGAAAACGGGCTCCCAACTCGGCACTTCACAGCAGACGCTATGCGCCCTCTCCTGAGTTACGCGTGGCCTGGCAATGTCCGCGAACTTGAGAACGTGATTGAACGTGCAGTCGTACTCTCTTCCGGCGTGAACATCGGCGTTGACCTCTTGCCGGAGTCCGTTCTCGGCGAGAGTTCCATTCCGGTACTGGCCGAAGAATCGTCCAATGCCTCGTTGTTCGACATCATGGAAGAATGCGAACGCCGAGTGATCGTAGGAATGCTCGAGAAATGCTCCTGGAATCAAACCGAAGCCGCGGAACGATTCCGCATTCCACTTTCAACCTTGAATCAGAAGATCAAGCGCCTGACTATCGAAGTCCGTAAGCGCGGGCGGGAGAACTAG
- a CDS encoding DedA family protein yields MHVPDLLRRFFAEHGYWTVAIILLLENAGIPLPGETTLLFAAFLAFSEHRLTLWGIIVVGVIACTIGDNIGYWIGYRGGRPLLDRQRKIFRISELHLRRGEKFFAQYGSITVFFSRFVFGMRIIAGPLAGVLKMPWKKFVLFNFLGAVLWVSVVASLGFFFGSRWDWLMTELEDFQLVVAAIAVLVLLILWRKQRRRSVHAR; encoded by the coding sequence ATGCACGTGCCCGATCTGCTGCGCAGATTCTTTGCCGAACATGGCTACTGGACTGTTGCCATCATATTGCTGTTAGAGAATGCAGGTATTCCTCTTCCCGGCGAGACCACACTTCTGTTCGCTGCTTTTCTCGCATTCTCGGAGCACCGTCTCACGCTCTGGGGAATCATCGTGGTTGGTGTAATCGCGTGTACGATCGGCGATAACATTGGCTATTGGATTGGCTACCGTGGCGGACGTCCGCTGCTTGATCGTCAACGCAAGATATTCCGCATTTCGGAATTGCATCTTCGGCGTGGTGAAAAATTTTTCGCGCAATACGGCAGCATCACCGTGTTCTTCTCCCGATTTGTTTTTGGGATGCGCATCATCGCAGGACCTCTGGCAGGTGTGCTCAAGATGCCATGGAAGAAATTCGTGTTGTTTAATTTCCTGGGTGCTGTGCTCTGGGTGTCGGTTGTTGCTTCCCTCGGCTTCTTCTTCGGGAGCAGATGGGATTGGTTGATGACTGAGCTCGAGGATTTCCAGTTAGTAGTTGCAGCCATTGCCGTGCTGGTCCTGCTAATCCTATGGCGCAAGCAACGCCGGAGGTCTGTGCATGCCAGGTAG
- a CDS encoding FAD-binding oxidoreductase produces MFSSRVVGKLKRIAGRDAVLDRREDLMLYEYDGSLARGEPKYVVFPQTAQQVSEIVKLARRERLPIVPRGAGTGLSGGSIARQGGIVLAFARMNRILEIDIANLRATVQPGVVNLELSNALAPRGFYFAPDPSSQKACTIGGNVAENSGGPHTLAYGVTVNHVTGLEIVLPDGRIVQLGSSAASSAGYDLTGFFVGSEGTLGIATAITVKLTRLPESVATLLAIYDDVESAGNTVVALTSAGITPAALEMLDGWTLRAVEASVHAGYPLDSAAVLLIELEGLREAVDEHAELVSELCRRCGAREVRRAKDENERHLLWKGRKTAFGAIGRISPSYYVQDGVIPRTRVPETLRKIDEISKKYSLTIGNIFHAGDGNLHPLILFDARDAQQTQRTLDAGREILEFCIGIGGSITGEHGVGMEKQDLMCTLFTDSELEVMRRLRNCFNPDSLLNPQKMLPSARTCREAVTPGDPSLETPLTSAGVELR; encoded by the coding sequence ATGTTCTCCTCCCGAGTAGTCGGCAAGCTAAAGCGGATCGCGGGTCGCGATGCTGTGCTTGATCGGCGCGAAGACCTCATGCTCTATGAGTATGACGGCTCTCTCGCGCGTGGAGAACCGAAGTACGTTGTCTTTCCGCAGACCGCGCAGCAGGTTTCCGAAATCGTAAAGCTCGCGCGGCGCGAGAGATTGCCCATCGTTCCTCGTGGAGCAGGAACTGGTCTGAGCGGTGGCTCGATAGCCAGACAGGGTGGCATCGTGCTTGCTTTCGCGAGGATGAATCGCATACTCGAGATCGACATCGCGAATCTCCGCGCGACGGTGCAGCCGGGAGTCGTGAATCTCGAGCTCAGCAATGCGCTCGCTCCACGCGGTTTCTACTTTGCTCCCGATCCTTCCAGTCAAAAAGCATGCACGATTGGCGGAAATGTCGCCGAGAACTCCGGCGGTCCGCATACTCTCGCTTACGGCGTGACAGTGAATCATGTGACTGGCTTGGAGATAGTCCTTCCCGATGGGCGGATCGTTCAGCTCGGTAGTTCGGCAGCAAGCTCCGCCGGATACGATCTCACCGGATTCTTCGTAGGATCTGAGGGCACACTCGGCATCGCCACGGCGATCACGGTAAAGCTCACTCGCTTGCCTGAATCTGTCGCGACACTGCTTGCGATCTACGACGACGTTGAGTCTGCCGGCAATACAGTCGTCGCCCTCACTTCTGCGGGTATCACGCCTGCGGCTCTCGAGATGCTCGATGGATGGACGTTGCGTGCAGTGGAGGCATCGGTCCATGCGGGATATCCGCTCGACTCCGCTGCGGTTCTCCTCATCGAACTGGAAGGACTGCGTGAAGCTGTCGATGAGCATGCCGAACTCGTATCCGAGTTATGCCGCCGATGCGGCGCACGTGAAGTTCGGCGGGCGAAGGACGAGAATGAGCGTCACTTGCTGTGGAAAGGTCGCAAGACCGCATTCGGAGCGATTGGACGTATTTCTCCCTCTTACTACGTGCAGGACGGTGTTATCCCACGCACGCGTGTTCCTGAAACTCTGCGAAAGATCGACGAGATCAGCAAGAAATATTCGCTCACGATTGGAAACATTTTTCACGCAGGCGATGGAAACCTGCACCCATTGATTCTCTTCGACGCCCGCGACGCTCAGCAGACGCAGCGGACACTCGACGCAGGTCGGGAAATCCTCGAATTCTGCATCGGCATTGGCGGATCGATTACCGGTGAGCACGGCGTCGGTATGGAAAAGCAGGACCTCATGTGCACGCTCTTTACCGATTCGGAGCTCGAAGTCATGAGGCGTCTGCGGAACTGTTTCAATCCTGATTCATTGCTTAATCCGCAGAAGATGCTTCCCTCGGCCCGCACTTGTCGCGAAGCCGTGACTCCTGGTGATCCCAGTCTCGAAACTCCGCTGACTTCTGCTGGGGTGGAGTTGCGGTGA
- the ggt gene encoding gamma-glutamyltransferase, giving the protein MRPFTLFAMTLFVATTAASQDRAYGRSIVVSPKGIVATSHYLASQAGARILAKGGTAVDAAIAANAVLSVTEPMMNGIGGDMFAIYWDAKTGQLSGINASGWAPQALTPEYLRVKDITKMPSHGIDSVTVPGAVAGWAAMHNRFGKLPWRDLFQPAMYYAENGYAVPEIIHDAWANSYFTDEGKRLFLPNGRAPALGALFRNPDYARTLRLLAEGGPDVFYRGEIGQALIATSKELGGTVTAEDLAQFTPEWVEPISTEYRGWRVYELPPNGQGMAALSMLNIMEQTPPAPDGPQGTAELHKKIEAMQLAYADLQRYLADPRVSPVPVAGLLSKEYAAKRAKLIDPNKARCDYGPGAPVGSDTTYLTTVDREGNIVSWINSNYSEFGSGVVVKGMGFPLQNRGALFVLDPKHPNVLAGHKRPYHTIIPAFMEKGDQHIGFGIMGGANQPLAHAQFVSNLVDYGMNVQAALSAPRFTVGRGDLCHIPIESRVKPEVIDALRARGHNLEVRKEYTSLMGRGQAVLHDSSRKMNFGASDPRADGSAEPEPPELPQ; this is encoded by the coding sequence ATGCGACCATTTACGCTCTTCGCGATGACCCTCTTTGTTGCAACTACCGCCGCATCTCAGGACCGTGCTTATGGGCGATCTATCGTGGTTAGCCCGAAAGGCATCGTCGCCACCAGCCACTACTTGGCATCTCAGGCGGGAGCAAGGATTCTGGCCAAAGGCGGGACCGCAGTTGATGCCGCCATTGCCGCAAACGCGGTGCTCTCCGTTACTGAGCCGATGATGAACGGCATCGGGGGAGACATGTTTGCGATCTACTGGGACGCAAAGACGGGCCAGCTTTCAGGCATCAACGCCTCTGGATGGGCGCCCCAGGCTCTTACGCCGGAGTACCTGCGGGTGAAAGACATCACGAAGATGCCGAGCCACGGCATCGACAGCGTCACCGTTCCCGGAGCCGTCGCGGGATGGGCGGCGATGCATAATCGTTTTGGCAAGCTTCCTTGGCGGGACCTGTTTCAGCCAGCCATGTATTACGCCGAGAACGGCTATGCCGTTCCAGAAATCATCCATGATGCTTGGGCAAACTCTTATTTTACGGACGAAGGTAAACGCCTATTTCTTCCCAACGGTCGCGCCCCTGCACTAGGTGCTCTCTTTCGGAATCCTGATTACGCTCGAACTTTACGCCTGCTCGCGGAAGGCGGTCCTGACGTTTTCTATCGTGGGGAGATCGGGCAGGCGCTCATCGCAACCTCAAAGGAACTCGGCGGCACTGTGACGGCGGAGGACCTTGCGCAGTTCACACCCGAGTGGGTGGAACCGATCTCGACGGAATATCGTGGCTGGCGAGTCTACGAGCTTCCTCCGAATGGACAGGGAATGGCCGCGCTCTCCATGCTCAATATCATGGAGCAAACGCCTCCCGCTCCCGATGGCCCGCAGGGAACGGCAGAGCTACACAAGAAGATCGAGGCCATGCAGTTGGCATATGCCGACCTACAACGCTATCTCGCGGATCCTCGCGTATCGCCGGTGCCGGTGGCCGGGTTGCTGTCCAAAGAATATGCAGCGAAGAGGGCAAAGTTGATCGATCCAAACAAAGCGCGTTGTGATTATGGTCCCGGAGCGCCAGTTGGAAGCGACACTACATACTTGACTACCGTGGATCGTGAAGGAAACATCGTTTCCTGGATCAACAGCAATTATTCAGAGTTCGGGTCCGGCGTAGTAGTAAAGGGAATGGGATTCCCGCTGCAAAATCGTGGTGCTCTATTTGTCCTAGATCCCAAGCACCCCAACGTCCTTGCCGGGCACAAGCGCCCTTATCACACGATCATTCCTGCATTCATGGAGAAGGGCGATCAGCACATTGGATTTGGCATCATGGGCGGCGCGAATCAGCCTTTGGCGCACGCTCAATTTGTTTCTAACCTGGTGGACTACGGTATGAACGTGCAGGCCGCCCTGTCAGCTCCGCGCTTTACGGTGGGTCGCGGCGACCTCTGTCATATACCGATCGAGAGTCGTGTGAAACCGGAAGTCATCGACGCACTGCGCGCAAGGGGGCACAACCTGGAAGTGCGTAAGGAATACACATCGTTGATGGGCCGTGGACAGGCGGTTCTCCATGACTCGAGCCGTAAGATGAACTTCGGCGCTTCAGATCCGCGCGCCGATGGCTCCGCTGAACCCGAGCCGCCTGAACTGCCGCAGTAG
- a CDS encoding transporter yields MPFLQTLLTSPDEIVKEKVLAVQEYSLLAGEAVSNLFRRPRYLADMLMQMDFIGVGSLPIVVLTGLSIGAVLALQTSTTLQQFGSVSLTGQLVSFSMIKEIGPVLTSLMLAGRAATGMASELGSMKVTEQIEAMRALGTDPVKKLVTPRVISTVVMLFFLAILSDLMGLVGGYIVGVGRLGLSTRQYWTSTYQALQFPDVFQGLVKPFFFGFIIATVGCYFGFSTKGGTQGVGRSTTQAMVAASVLILIVDFFLTQLLIGIFGR; encoded by the coding sequence ATGCCATTTCTGCAGACGTTGCTCACTTCACCTGACGAAATCGTTAAAGAGAAAGTTCTTGCCGTTCAGGAATACTCACTGCTGGCTGGCGAAGCTGTCTCGAATCTTTTTCGTCGCCCACGATATCTCGCCGACATGCTGATGCAAATGGATTTCATTGGTGTCGGCTCACTTCCAATCGTCGTGCTCACCGGCCTCTCCATCGGCGCGGTGCTCGCGCTGCAAACTTCCACAACGCTGCAGCAGTTCGGCTCGGTTTCGCTTACCGGCCAACTCGTGTCGTTCTCGATGATCAAAGAAATCGGCCCAGTGCTTACGAGTCTGATGCTTGCTGGTCGTGCTGCCACCGGAATGGCCAGCGAATTGGGATCGATGAAGGTGACCGAGCAAATCGAAGCCATGCGTGCTCTGGGCACTGATCCTGTGAAGAAGCTCGTAACGCCACGAGTAATTTCCACCGTGGTCATGCTGTTCTTCCTGGCTATTCTGTCCGACCTGATGGGTCTGGTCGGTGGATACATCGTCGGCGTCGGTCGGCTAGGGCTCAGCACTCGGCAATATTGGACAAGTACATATCAGGCGCTGCAATTTCCGGACGTCTTTCAGGGCCTCGTCAAACCGTTCTTTTTCGGTTTCATTATTGCAACAGTCGGCTGCTATTTCGGATTTTCCACCAAAGGCGGAACACAAGGAGTGGGTCGCTCCACCACGCAGGCGATGGTGGCCGCGTCGGTGCTGATCCTGATCGTCGATTTTTTCCTGACGCAGTTGCTGATTGGGATATTCGGACGGTGA
- a CDS encoding organic solvent resistance ABC transporter ATP-binding protein produces the protein MTIAAITNGFHPSGEVVLEFKDVELGFDQHLVLRGISFRLHRGETKVLFGVAGSGKSVILKLAMGLLKPDAGTITVLGNEVSSMPEHELFDLRRQIGMVFQESALFDSLKVEENVAFRLMEEHIPADEIRKRVTEALRFVELEQTLQKFPSELSGGMRRRVAIARAIVTQPEIILYDSPTGGLDPITSTTIVELLIKQRDVYQTSALMVTHRLQDGFAMATHYYDQQRGQMVPVRDSGIDTKTSFLILRDGKAIFDGGGHELASSDDEYIKEYVS, from the coding sequence ATGACAATTGCTGCAATCACAAATGGCTTTCACCCTTCCGGCGAGGTTGTGCTCGAGTTCAAAGATGTGGAATTGGGTTTCGACCAGCACCTCGTACTGCGTGGAATTTCGTTTCGCTTGCATCGCGGAGAAACGAAAGTTCTGTTTGGTGTCGCCGGATCAGGAAAGAGCGTCATTCTAAAGCTCGCGATGGGTCTTTTGAAGCCCGACGCCGGCACGATTACTGTTTTGGGAAATGAAGTGAGTTCCATGCCCGAGCACGAACTGTTCGACCTCCGCCGCCAGATCGGAATGGTCTTCCAGGAAAGCGCATTGTTCGATTCTCTTAAGGTAGAGGAGAATGTCGCATTCCGCCTGATGGAGGAGCACATTCCTGCGGATGAAATTCGCAAGCGCGTGACCGAGGCGCTGCGCTTCGTGGAACTGGAACAGACGCTCCAGAAATTTCCTTCCGAGTTGTCAGGAGGCATGCGCCGTCGTGTCGCCATCGCACGCGCCATCGTTACACAACCTGAGATCATCCTCTACGATTCGCCCACCGGCGGCCTCGATCCCATTACCTCAACAACAATTGTCGAGCTTCTCATCAAGCAACGCGACGTATATCAAACGTCTGCTCTCATGGTCACTCACCGCCTCCAGGATGGATTTGCGATGGCCACTCATTACTACGATCAGCAAAGAGGCCAAATGGTTCCCGTACGCGATAGCGGCATCGACACTAAGACATCTTTTCTTATTCTGAGAGACGGCAAAGCGATCTTTGATGGTGGTGGACACGAGCTCGCCAGCAGCGATGACGAGTACATCAAGGAATACGTCTCGTAG
- a CDS encoding histidine kinase encodes MTRESQLRAAAVVLALCTVAVIVFGIINFQKEREYVVPDDGIWWLESEGQLYAERVTPLGPGERAGLKAGDQLADINGRAIHSGADRVRSLFRTGTYSKATYGVTRSGVRVEAPVILVPADKSLNVGLRLIALIYLGIGLYVLLRRWSAPKSSHFFVFCLTSSVLYAFHYTTKLNTFDWIILWSSVVAGVLQGALFLHFALTFPEPKKWLRHRGWLIPLLYVPGAIAVLARVVAVREFLPSERLLWNLNRLDIVCSTVCFIFAAIVLLGTYRENKTPLLRQQMKWVTRGTILAIAPYTIFYVIPYLRGVDPTATMKVSVLSLVFLPLTFGYAIIRYRLMDVDLIFKRGMTYTLATAIVTLLNLLVIGVVAEKVHSNLPNAGEWGLIVAVVITALLFDPIKRVIQQRLDRVFYRKRYDYRRTLVEFARDLNSETDLRAMLSAVVNRLSHTLLVDRVAVFLASEKPEDMEKFFLAKSFGISSAQNLELDFLGRLSNQREPGHLFFENTHQVLNASPAAQATIAKLELNYYIPCRVQNRTIAVLGMGKTVESDYLSSEDVELLETLSGYIGIAIQNARLYASLQQRIAAYERLKEFNENIVESISVGVLAVDLADRVESWNSQMEVMYAKPRAQALGRPLSEIFPAAFVEEYYRVRQSPGIHNFYKFRLNTPTGESRVANIAIAPLVTRQFEVVGRIIIVDDITDRLELESQLSQAEKMSSIGLLAAGVAHEVNTPLAVISSYSQLLAKQLQGDEKRSAILEKIAQQTFRASEIVNSLLNFSRTSGSEFQLIDLNRVIQDTLTLLEHQFKTGRVHIESELYVELPGIMGNSGKLQQVFLNLFLNAKDAMPNGGTLKVSTENGDGVRVMISDTGSGIAPEHLNRIYDPFFTTKAKPGEGQRRGTGLGLSVSYGIIQEHAGKIQVSSRPGQGTTFALEFPMLRKAVNV; translated from the coding sequence ATGACCAGGGAATCCCAACTGCGAGCAGCAGCCGTTGTGTTGGCACTGTGCACCGTCGCAGTGATCGTCTTTGGCATCATCAATTTCCAAAAAGAGAGAGAGTACGTTGTCCCTGATGATGGCATCTGGTGGCTGGAGAGCGAAGGTCAACTTTATGCCGAACGAGTTACGCCTCTTGGTCCAGGAGAGCGTGCCGGGCTTAAAGCCGGCGATCAGCTAGCGGACATAAATGGAAGGGCGATCCACTCCGGGGCTGACCGAGTCCGCAGCCTTTTCCGAACCGGCACCTACTCGAAAGCGACCTATGGCGTAACTCGCAGCGGCGTGAGAGTCGAAGCTCCCGTGATCCTCGTTCCGGCAGACAAGTCGCTGAACGTTGGTCTGCGACTAATCGCGTTAATCTATCTCGGGATCGGCTTATATGTTCTGCTGCGACGCTGGTCCGCTCCGAAATCGTCGCATTTCTTTGTTTTCTGCCTGACCTCCTCGGTTCTATACGCCTTCCACTACACAACAAAGCTGAACACCTTCGACTGGATCATTCTCTGGTCGAGCGTTGTTGCTGGCGTTTTGCAGGGTGCGCTCTTCCTGCATTTTGCGCTCACCTTCCCTGAGCCAAAGAAATGGTTGCGACATCGGGGATGGCTCATTCCTCTGCTCTATGTTCCCGGGGCCATCGCAGTTCTGGCTCGGGTTGTGGCGGTGAGAGAGTTCCTGCCGAGTGAGCGTCTGCTTTGGAATCTGAATCGGCTGGACATTGTTTGCTCAACTGTATGCTTCATTTTCGCGGCCATCGTGCTGCTCGGCACTTATCGAGAAAACAAAACGCCTCTCCTAAGGCAGCAGATGAAATGGGTGACGCGCGGAACGATCCTCGCCATCGCGCCCTACACGATTTTCTACGTGATTCCGTACCTGCGTGGCGTGGATCCGACCGCGACGATGAAGGTCTCAGTCCTCTCGCTGGTCTTCCTGCCGCTCACCTTCGGGTACGCGATCATTCGTTATCGCTTGATGGACGTCGACCTGATCTTTAAGCGAGGCATGACATACACGCTTGCCACCGCGATCGTGACGCTACTGAACCTGTTGGTGATCGGAGTCGTTGCCGAGAAGGTGCACTCGAATCTGCCAAACGCGGGCGAGTGGGGATTGATCGTAGCTGTCGTGATCACAGCGCTCCTGTTCGACCCGATCAAACGCGTAATTCAACAGCGGCTGGATCGAGTTTTCTATCGCAAGCGGTATGACTACAGACGCACTCTGGTTGAGTTCGCGCGCGATCTCAATTCTGAGACTGATCTCCGCGCAATGCTTTCAGCAGTAGTTAACCGTCTTTCACACACGTTGCTTGTCGATCGTGTAGCGGTCTTCCTCGCCAGCGAAAAACCGGAGGATATGGAGAAGTTCTTCCTGGCAAAGTCGTTTGGTATCTCGTCAGCGCAGAACCTGGAGCTCGATTTCCTCGGCAGGCTTTCGAACCAGCGCGAGCCCGGACACCTTTTCTTCGAGAACACTCATCAGGTGCTGAACGCGAGTCCGGCGGCTCAAGCGACCATTGCCAAGCTCGAGCTGAACTATTACATCCCGTGCCGAGTGCAGAACCGTACCATTGCCGTTTTGGGAATGGGTAAGACCGTCGAGAGCGACTATCTCTCCAGCGAAGATGTTGAGCTGCTTGAGACTCTCTCCGGATACATCGGTATTGCGATCCAGAACGCGCGACTCTATGCCTCGCTGCAGCAGCGCATCGCCGCGTACGAGCGGCTGAAGGAATTCAACGAGAATATCGTTGAGTCCATCAGTGTCGGCGTCCTTGCCGTGGATCTGGCCGATCGGGTGGAGTCGTGGAACTCGCAGATGGAAGTGATGTACGCGAAGCCGCGAGCACAAGCGCTTGGAAGGCCTCTGAGCGAGATCTTCCCTGCAGCCTTCGTAGAAGAGTATTACCGCGTTCGCCAATCGCCTGGCATCCACAACTTTTATAAGTTCAGACTCAACACGCCGACGGGCGAGAGCCGCGTCGCGAACATCGCCATTGCGCCGCTAGTTACGCGGCAGTTCGAAGTGGTGGGACGCATCATCATTGTCGATGACATCACCGACCGTCTTGAGCTGGAATCGCAGCTCAGCCAGGCGGAGAAGATGTCGTCGATTGGTCTGCTGGCCGCAGGCGTAGCCCACGAAGTGAACACGCCCCTTGCCGTTATTTCGTCTTACTCGCAGTTACTCGCCAAACAGCTTCAAGGTGACGAGAAGCGCTCAGCGATTTTGGAGAAGATCGCTCAGCAAACTTTCCGCGCCTCCGAAATCGTCAACAGCCTCCTGAATTTCTCGCGCACCAGCGGCAGTGAGTTCCAGCTTATCGACTTGAACCGAGTGATCCAGGATACGCTGACGCTGCTCGAACACCAGTTCAAAACGGGAAGAGTTCATATCGAGAGCGAGCTCTACGTCGAGTTGCCCGGCATTATGGGCAACAGCGGCAAGCTGCAGCAGGTCTTCCTTAATCTCTTCCTGAATGCTAAGGACGCGATGCCGAACGGGGGCACGCTTAAGGTCAGCACTGAGAACGGTGACGGAGTGCGGGTCATGATCTCCGACACCGGCTCGGGGATCGCTCCAGAACATTTAAATCGCATTTACGATCCATTCTTCACCACAAAGGCGAAACCTGGAGAAGGACAGCGTCGTGGCACCGGACTCGGGCTCTCCGTGAGCTACGGAATTATCCAAGAGCACGCCGGCAAGATCCAGGTAAGCAGCCGTCCCGGCCAGGGCACGACATTTGCGCTCGAATTTCCCATGTTGAGAAAGGCAGTCAATGTCTGA